In Pseudomonadota bacterium, the genomic stretch GAACCTACCCGAAACCTGTTCCCGTAGCCTGCGCCTCCGCCAACACGACAGACGCGCAAGCGCGACCCAGATAGCTAGAGGGAGACCGGCATGAAGAAGTTCATTGGCTATGCGGCGATGTTCGAGCAGTTCGCGCCCAACCCGCTCCTCGACTGGTGCGTAGAGGCTGAAGCCGCTGGCTTCGGCGGCATCATGACGAGCGACCACTTCAACCCGTGGACGCCGCAGCAAGGGCAGAGCGCCTTCGTGTGGACCTGGATGGGTGCCCTCGGCCGGGTGGTCTCCCTGCCGTTCATCACAGGCGTGACGCCCCCAGGCTACCGCTACCACCCGGCGGTGGTTGCGCAGGCCGCAGCCACCACCGAAGCCATGTTCCCGGGGCGCTTCACGCTGGGGCTGGGCGCGGGAGAGGCGCTCAACGAGCACATCATCGGCGGCTACTGGCCCGAGGCGCCAGAGCGGGTCGAGCGTCTGTTCGAGTGCATCGAGATCATCCAGAAGCTGTTCACCGGCAAGAACGTCAAGCACGCGGGCAAGTACTACAAGCTCGAATCGGTGCGCCTGTGGACCATGCCCGAAGCGCCGCCCCCCATCGTGGTGGCGACCTCCGGACCCATCGTCAGCACCAAGACCGGACGCCTGTGCGACGGCATCATGACCGTGGGCGCCGCCGACGAGAAGATCAAGATGCTGCTGGGCAAGTTCGAGCACGGCGCCAAGGAGGCCGGCAAGGACCCGAGCGCTATGCCGCGCATCCTGCAGCTGCACGTCTCGTGGGATCTCACCCACGAGAAGGCCACCGAGAACGCCATCAAGGAGTGGCCGAACGGCGGCATGAACTTCCCCA encodes the following:
- a CDS encoding TIGR03557 family F420-dependent LLM class oxidoreductase, translated to MKKFIGYAAMFEQFAPNPLLDWCVEAEAAGFGGIMTSDHFNPWTPQQGQSAFVWTWMGALGRVVSLPFITGVTPPGYRYHPAVVAQAAATTEAMFPGRFTLGLGAGEALNEHIIGGYWPEAPERVERLFECIEIIQKLFTGKNVKHAGKYYKLESVRLWTMPEAPPPIVVATSGPIVSTKTGRLCDGIMTVGAADEKIKMLLGKFEHGAKEAGKDPSAMPRILQLHVSWDLTHEKATENAIKEWPNGGMNFPKADIRDPEVFEAMARLVRPEHFVGRVHISAEADFHVNLMQHFVDMGFDQIYVHNVGRNQSEFIRFYGQEVLPRVKWA